CCGGGTTGGGTGGTGCAATACCCATAATGCGCGGCGCGAGCGAAAATGGAAGTAAATTGGTGCGTCTATCCTGCTCACCTGCTTTGTTGATAATGACCTCAACAGCATAGAACCCCACCCGCCAATCCGCTGGGTTGTTGGGTATTTGCACGCTTATTTGGCTCTCTGTGCCGCCAGTTAATGCCGTAATATCAATCGGGCTGGTTAAGCGGGGATGGCTAAAACGCACCATCACGGTATCACCATCCAGATGGTGGCCACTCAATATGAGGGTGTCTCCCAGCAAGGCGCTGGTCTGTTGGTTAGGCGCTACAATGTCAGTAATGGCTGGAAAAGGTGGAGTCAGATCAGCCTGTGCAGAGACCCCCCGGTCATCTTCACCTCGCTTTAAGACTGGTAACGCTGTTTTGGCGAATCGTGTGCTATCAATGAGCACTACTGAAACTTCATAGCCGGTAGAGAGGCGATATTCAGATTGGAAGCTGGTCCAGAGTTTGGACATATCATCCACTGACAATGCATCGTGGGTAATTCTTACCCGTTCAAGCTGATTTTGCAGGTCTGTATCCGGTAGTGCGGCCTGAATTTCTGCCCGCCCCAGTATTGGATGGTCATGTAGTGCACTCATTGAGCACCCCATGAGTCGATGCCCGTTGACATCATCATTGTTACGGCCGTAAGCGGTAATCAAGTATTTGAGCACCAACGCTAATGGTGGCAGACCACTCTCACCATTTTTGGTCTGGCCGGACATCGGCGCGTTACTGAATGCGGTATCGATGGAGGTGCCATACAGGAAAAGATTGAGCTGATTGGCGTCATTGCCGTTGCGGGCTATACCCGGCGGCTGGGTAGTCACCGTGGTATCCAGTAACTCGGGGGCTTCGTGCGCTGCGGTTGTTAATAGATTACGCAACGTTGAAGTCACTGCAGCAATAGCTGAGGGTGAACTCATCGCCGCCCACCTTCGCGTCGTTGCAGGTATTCATCCAGAGTCATGACACCCGTTGGTTTCTTTGGCGCTTGTGCACTTTTCGGTTTTTCAGCTTGAACAGCCCGTACTTCGATCCGGCCGATAGTGACATTAATGACCGGTTCGGCCTTAACCTCTTGCGCCTGTAAATGCTGTTGAAATTGAGCCTCAATGCCAGACAACCATGATGGTGGCTCCAGCCGTTCATGGTGAGGTGTGTTTTCTCGCTCACCCACAGAGCCGCTATTCTCTTGATCAGCTGGCCACTTTAGGGTTTCCTGCTGCAGCTGTGGCGCAACAACGACGGCCGATGGCGGGGCCTCTTTTTCAGGCAAAGTCGATACCGGGCTATCACTGTTTTCCCTGCGTTGATCATCCGCCACAGCTAGCCGCTTCAGATCTTCAGTCAGGTACTGGAGCATTGTCCGGACACGATGATTCAGGTCTGACTCATTTTCAAGGTGATTTTCACCTACCCTCAATGTGGAGGGGATGTGGTGACTTGCCTCAGGTGTCTGTCGATGATCTCTCGACGCAGCCGTTTCGCTAAAAGTTGGCAACTCACTTGCGGCGAATGCCAGCCTACCAGCCGGCTCCTCCTGAAATAGGTTTCGATGGGGATGTTTATCAACATCTAAAAGTGAACTTATCGATGCTGAAGAGCCGGGCTGATCTCCATTTGCATCCGGCTGAACCGAAGCATCGCTTTGTACTAAAAACGAAGGCGATTGATCATTTTTTTTGCCCTCCACAGAGGCGGGTTCAGAAATAGCGACGCCGGGCCTATCAGCGGAAGAGGGAGGTGACGGATCCGCAGGGTGCGGCTGGTGATTACCCCTTGCCACGCTCAAATCAAACGAATTTATATCTAAAGCCCGCTCTTTTGATTGCACGTGAGGTCTATCTGCTGGCGGTTGTGGCACCTGGTTATGTTCTGCTACTGGCCTATTAACCTCTTCAGTGGAAGGCGTGGCCGCCATGCCATCTCGCTCCGCCTCAAACGGCCCGAGTGTGCGGGGCTGTATGGTTTCACACCTTCCAAGATGACGACCAACCAAGTTGGCAAAAAAGTCGTTCATCGACCCACCATCCCGAGATAGAGCTGCCGACGCACTGGCGTGAGGCTTAATATATCCTCCTCTCTCCAACCATAAGCAGTCGCGAGCCGGTGTACAGTGCGAAGCGTGCGTTCCGCCCAAGTGTTGATCTCAACCCACAAAAAACTAGCAATATCAAACAGCACCTCCCACTGGTGGGAACATTCAGGGCACGTCAGTGCGGTACGAATTTCAGCTTGTGGGTCCAGCTTTTCAAGCTGCTGGCTTAATGCCTCAAACACATGTTGTGGCAGTTCAGTTAAATCACACCCTTTTCCAGCACGGTCAGCGGAAACAATACAGCGTTCGATGAGTGCGGTAGCGGCGCTGCTGCTATCCCCTGTTGCTGCCATAACAGTGGCAATATCCACGCTGGTGAGCAGGCGAAAGTGGAGCTGGTAGTCATCCACCGCTAACTGAAACTCCGCCACCGGGTCGGCACTCACATCATCCACACCCTGCAGGCGCATATCCGCCGTCCTACCCTCCCACTCGACCCGCTCTGCACAGTGTGGGCACTGTGCCGTATTGAGGAGTGTTGTGCCAAACATCCACTCACGCAGCTGTAACAAGCGGGCATCCCGCGCACCAATGCTCAACCCCGCCACCGCATCCGAATCAAGTTCGGGAGAAGCGGCAGTGATAAGAATAAGCGCCTGCTGTAGAGTTGACTGGTTTAGCCCGTACTCCCATACGTTAAGTAGCTCAGTCGAATCGAGGGGTCTCATCGACTACCCTCCTGGCTCGGTAAATTCAGGCTCATTTGGCTCACTGACCTCATAGTCGCGCTCCCAGCCCTCATGCTCCAGCTTCAAGGTTTGAATAGCCACCGCATTGGCGCTGGCATCCAGTTCGGGCAGTGCCTGATATTCCGACACCCAACAACGAAAAAGTTTATAAGAGATAGCCAACTGACCCGCTTCGTTATAGAGCTCGATAATCACATCCTTGCGAAAATCTTTCAGCGAGACCTCCGCACCCAGACCGGAACCAAAATTCCAAATTTTATTGGCCCATTTTTCAAATTCGGGGTCGTGAGTGACACCACGCTCCAGAGTAATCGCCTCATATTTGCTCTGTCCTGGCGACTTTCTCACCGCACTGGGATCACCCCCTTCGCGGTGTTCAACCAATTCAGTGGTACGCTTAAGTGCACCGACTTTACTCACGCCAGCGACAAACCTGCCGTCCCATTTGATACGGAATTTAAAGTTTTTATAAGGATCAAATCGCTGTGGATTCACACTAAACTGAGCCATGACATTCTCCTTTTAAACTTCAAGTTCGCCAGCAATCTGCTGGAGTTTGACGATGACAAATTCAGCCGGTTTCAGCGGGGCGAAACCAACCACAACATTGACAATGCCGCGATCAATATCATTTTGCGTTGTTGTCTCTTTATCGCATTTAACAAAATAAGCCTCTCGCGGCGTGGTGCCTTGAAAGGCGCCCTGGCGAAACAGGTTATGCATAAAGGCACCCACATTAAGCCTGATCTGCGACCATAGGGGCTCATCGTTAGGCTCAAAAACCACCCACTGAGTGCCCCGATACAAGCTCTCTTCAATAAACAGCGCGGTTCGACGAACCGGAATATATTTCCACTCTGAGGCCAGTTGATCTGCCCCTTTCAAAGTACGCGAACCCCAGATCGTACGACCAATAATTGGAAATGCTCGCAGGCAGTTCACACCCAGTGGGTTCAAACGGCCATTCTCCTGGTCGGTCAACTTAACGGTTAACTCTGTAACACCCCGCATTGTCGCCTCCATACCCGCCGGTGCCTTCCAGACACCACGCTGACTGTCGGTGCGCGCAAATATTCCGGCGACAGCCCCACAAGGTACAAAGGACTCAAGCTGATTATCCCGTAGCGGGTTGGTCTGTTTGATACGCGGAAAGAAAATAGCGGCATTTTTGCTGTTGGTACCGATGCCTGTGCTAATACCGGTAACGGCAGCATCTGTGGTACCCCAGTCACTTGGCGGGTCAACCAAAAGCATGGCACGACGTTTATCTTCACAGTAGCTGGCAGCAGTGGATAACAGGGCACCCGGATAGCTTGCATTAGCCACTGTATCCCAATCCGGCGGCAGGCAGAGCAGGTTAAACATATCCGCCTGTTCCAGTGCGTAAAGCCCCTCTTTCGCTACATCCTTTCCTGTGCCGATATAGTCATTAACACCCAACACATTACCATCCGACGCCTCATCCGCTTCAAGTACGGTGTAGACCCCTTCGGCGGGCCGTGACAGTGGATCAGGTAGCGCTGGAAGCCTGACCAAAGTCGAC
This Gammaproteobacteria bacterium DNA region includes the following protein-coding sequences:
- a CDS encoding phage tail sheath subtilisin-like domain-containing protein, producing the protein MPVPISYPGVYIEEVPSGVRTITGVATSVAAFVGRAKRGPIDEAKVITSYADYERSFGGLDLSSAMSFSVRDFYRNGGTLAVIVRLFNAGNGTAVATLSADNLELLAISSGAWGNRLRVTVSYDDAATADVAAQQGLSVTDLFNLTVEDLSTGFREDFLNVSVAVGPRQLDRVLENMSTLVRLPALPDPLSRPAEGVYTVLEADEASDGNVLGVNDYIGTGKDVAKEGLYALEQADMFNLLCLPPDWDTVANASYPGALLSTAASYCEDKRRAMLLVDPPSDWGTTDAAVTGISTGIGTNSKNAAIFFPRIKQTNPLRDNQLESFVPCGAVAGIFARTDSQRGVWKAPAGMEATMRGVTELTVKLTDQENGRLNPLGVNCLRAFPIIGRTIWGSRTLKGADQLASEWKYIPVRRTALFIEESLYRGTQWVVFEPNDEPLWSQIRLNVGAFMHNLFRQGAFQGTTPREAYFVKCDKETTTQNDIDRGIVNVVVGFAPLKPAEFVIVKLQQIAGELEV
- a CDS encoding DUF4255 domain-containing protein — translated: MSSPSAIAAVTSTLRNLLTTAAHEAPELLDTTVTTQPPGIARNGNDANQLNLFLYGTSIDTAFSNAPMSGQTKNGESGLPPLALVLKYLITAYGRNNDDVNGHRLMGCSMSALHDHPILGRAEIQAALPDTDLQNQLERVRITHDALSVDDMSKLWTSFQSEYRLSTGYEVSVVLIDSTRFAKTALPVLKRGEDDRGVSAQADLTPPFPAITDIVAPNQQTSALLGDTLILSGHHLDGDTVMVRFSHPRLTSPIDITALTGGTESQISVQIPNNPADWRVGFYAVEVIINKAGEQDRRTNLLPFSLAPRIMGIAPPNPVVRNGLGRAELTLTCHPQVSADQRVALLLGDREVLANEHPLQTDTLTFVIDDAPLGSRYVRLRVDGVDSLLVDRSMTPPTFDSAMEVTIS
- a CDS encoding phage baseplate protein, which codes for MRPLDSTELLNVWEYGLNQSTLQQALILITAASPELDSDAVAGLSIGARDARLLQLREWMFGTTLLNTAQCPHCAERVEWEGRTADMRLQGVDDVSADPVAEFQLAVDDYQLHFRLLTSVDIATVMAATGDSSSAATALIERCIVSADRAGKGCDLTELPQHVFEALSQQLEKLDPQAEIRTALTCPECSHQWEVLFDIASFLWVEINTWAERTLRTVHRLATAYGWREEDILSLTPVRRQLYLGMVGR
- a CDS encoding phage tail protein, encoding MAQFSVNPQRFDPYKNFKFRIKWDGRFVAGVSKVGALKRTTELVEHREGGDPSAVRKSPGQSKYEAITLERGVTHDPEFEKWANKIWNFGSGLGAEVSLKDFRKDVIIELYNEAGQLAISYKLFRCWVSEYQALPELDASANAVAIQTLKLEHEGWERDYEVSEPNEPEFTEPGG